AAAAGAGGGGCACGTATAACAGATACCTCAGACTCGTAGGTAGAGTTTGAATTGAGTGAACGCGCTTCTCTCGATTGCGTAACTTGGTTCAAATTTCGAGGCCTTGAACTTTTCGACATCGTTAGAGGCAAAACGGGAGTAGATGAAATCCAGAGCTTACCATACGCACATGTAAACAAAACGTCCGCTTTCGAATTGAGAGAACAGTGGTGAAAACCCAAGAGTCAGAAGTCGTGATGGACGTTCGGTGATTGCAAGAATTGTGCCCTTCGAGACTAATTTACCACCACGTGATCGTATTTTGATGACCCATCAATATTTCAATGTTGCCAACTTCGGGATCAAACGAATTGAAAATCCAGTTATCATTATGCGCTGCTTTCAACCAAATTTTGTCCATTATCTTTACTGCGAAGAGATAGCATACATATCGTAAATTTAATAATGAAATAAACTAGTCAATGGATACGATTTTTTGTGGTTCTTTTCTCCAGTATTTTGCCGCTGTTAAAAATAGCCGTACTGATGCCAGCCTTACGATTTTCCGTCAAATATGATCGTGAATTCTTCAGACTTCATGAATAAGTTTGTTTAGAAGAGAGTTAGCAAGAGTAGTACAAGCAATATTTGGGCGATGTATACTGTGATCATACGGATTCAAACTCCCTTGGATACCCAAATCTCGTCCTTTTCTTGTTTGTAGCAAAATCATCTTCGAGCATACCTCGGAATTCAGGGATCAGACCCCTGATAGTAGCTGAGCTCCGATTAATATCCCAGTCCATCCTTTCGCCTATCCCCTTTACTATTTCTGCATTTATTGCTTTATTTCTGCGTTCGACATAGAGGTTCCAGCTCCTGGTCATCGGTTGCTTTACTCCCGTTTCATCGGAGTAGGCCCTCAGGGAAACCATATACGCCGTTCGGAAAAGATCCCAGCCATCGATCTTTGAAATAGGGAAGCGATATTTGGAGTTTGCGAACCGCAATAGCACAAGCAGTGCACCGTAAAGCACATTGTTATCGTTTTCCAGGCTTTCAATTTGCTTGACCTCGGACCTGATGTCGGATATGGATCGAACAAGGGTGATAAAAGCATCCTGGTCTTCTTTGCTGTTCCTTAACGTTATTTCTGAAGAAAAAATGGCTGCAATAACAGTAGAATTTTGCAATTTCGACCCTTCCTGTCGCTGATTGTTGCTGACATTCGAATTGCTGGAGGCGCTCTGGCTCATGATAGACTAGATGCAGTGTGGTGGGGAATGTAAGCTTGATTATATCTGAGAAAGCAGATGATATAGAACTGCCTATTTATATATAAAACGGTGGGACAAATATGTCCGAAAATGTCCAATGTGCCCCATTTGCTCGTACTGAGTGCCACTGGTAATAGCATGAACAGGCAGTCAGGGCAATACCAACTAATCGGCTTTAATAGTGTTCTAAAGAAGGAAGGCTGGCGTGTAATATAGACAATGGCTGTAGTACATAATAGCGAGAACATGGCTGTGACTTCCATTGTTGCATGAATAGTGAGCAATCTTCCTTTACCCAAAAGTCATGTATGTGCACACAAAAATTTCAAGAAGTATGGCAATCTGGTCAGGAATACAATTAGGTTAAGGAAATTCTGGCGAACAGTTTATTTCAGTTCCATTTTCAGGTCCAGTTTGTTCCTTTTTCGGATAATAGGCGCCGGCCCATTCAGATTCACATATGCAAAGTCTGGCATTCTCGTCGGTATTGCCGTCATGTACCGAGTCcagaaatagagaaaatAACGGATCATCAATTATACTCCCTCTGGAAGCTTCTGTCCCGTAGGTAGAGTTAACAGTACATGATGAAGTGAAACTTTAATTTTCCTGAGACGAAGTCCTCAACTAGTAAAGTTCCCACGAACCACACTTTCTAACTCCTAAGCCTCGAGCTCTGATATGATGTATGACCCTGGCGCAGCAACCTAGTATCACCAAGGATCACCATGCCAGCATCCCCCCACAACCCAaattgtcttccaaaatATAACAATGCGCATCTCGCTACTCCATACGCTTGACAGTGAATTTAAGAGTATTATACATGCCCATATACAAACTATATCATACATTGagacatacatacatatataccAGTCGTATATTCACGCAAGCTATAACTTGCTCTTGGGGTGGGATGTAGAACTGCCTTCGCGTTCCCCTTCCTTTCGCCGCCGACGCGCCTCCCTCTTATCCCACGCCTCCACCACACGTCTCGCAGCGCGCAGATCAACCCCGTCCCGCTCACACGCGTCCCGAAACACCTTGCGATTCAGCAGCGCCCACGCAATCCTTTCTTCGTTCGACGGCGCGTGTGGGGGGCTCACTTCAAAATCCGGCTGCCGCGCGTACCCCACAGTCGCGACCCGAATAAGCATTGCCCTTGATTTAACAAACatgtcaacaacaacacGGATATATGAAGACGGGCAGCCAAAAAAATGTACGTGAAGGCAGAATGGAAAAGGAAATGTTGGAGGGAAATGGGAATTGGAATAGTTAACACATACGCAGTCAGCCCGAAAACGGGCTTAATTCCACCGGCCTCGCGGCCAGTCAGGAACTGGTGGACGCGGAATACAGGCTCGGCTCGGTTGCTGCCCTTGAAGTCGAAGGACTTGTGATAAGGGACTTCGAGTGTGTCGGGTTCGTGTGGAAAGGGTGGGTTGGAGCTCAGGAACGAGGCAAGCGGGTGTGAGAATAGGCTGGCGACTTCATCTCTATTTAAAATGGGCTATGGCAGGGTGTCAATTGGACTGGTAATCCGACGGAGTAGGAGTAGgaaagagttgaatttttttgggACGCGTACCCGGAGTGTATTATCTAGAATTAGTACGACGACACTGTTGCCCGCTTGTTAGATATATGGATAGATGGATGTGAATGGGTGAGGTGCGGGGAGGACGTACGGGGTTACAATAAGTTCAGCGGCAAGGAATGGCTCTAATATGCACAGAAGCGGGACCTTGTTTCTATCGCGCGGCAGCCCAATCTGTGGCAAAGTGGTTCCAAGTCAAGCCAATTATCGAATCGAATTCCAAAGAATACGAATACAATACCTCTTCAAACGCCTCCCGCCTCTAGCCAAAAACAAGTGTAGCTATGTCTTCAGCTTCACCACCCACAAGTTCAAGTGCACAGAGTCAACGCACCGCAGTGTCCTCTATAGATCTATCCTCCGGGTCAACCTTCCCGCCAGGCAGCGATGTGTCCCCAGCGTACGTCCGCAGCGTCGACGAGCGTCTGTAGCAAAGAAGCCAAAAAACGGAGGTGAAGTGGTGTATTCACAAGTGCATGCGCGTGGGGTGAAGATGATTGGTATACATCGCGTTAAGCGGCCCCGAGGGCAACGCGAACAATGGAAACACACCTACCGGCTAAGCAGCACGTAAAGGTCGCCTTGTCGACCGACGAAGAGCGCGACGAGCACCGCGGCACTGCGCGAGCGTGGCACGATGATACTCGGTTTCGGCGGGTGGTATCGTGCCAGGTTCTGAAGACacctgtaaatagaatagaacagaaaaagaaggtgTAACGTTGGCATTAAAATGGCGTGAAGGGTGGGATTTCGACCAACCTTCTCGACTCCTTGCTCAGCGTTGGTATCGCCTCGTTCCATCGAATCTTTGGTCTGTGAAAATCAAGCTGGCTGGTGCTTCGAGGACCATTTGGTTTGAAGCTCATCAAATCGCAATTAATGAATGTGGGGGAGGTGGTGGTTCCGGTTCAAGTTGTTCCGTAGCCGTTCAGGCACACCAAATTCAACTTCTTCTGAGTTCTTCACATTGTGATGTCATTATACCCATTCAGGGGTCAACGGCAAGAAATATGAaatcaagcaaagaaaagaaagtcaaaacggaaagagaaaacataGATAATTCTAGCGTAACCTATCCTACGCATGCTATTCTATCGGACACTAATTGGAGCGTGCTGCGAAGGCGCAATTTTACTGCTCCTCTTATTCATGTTCACATTCGCACCAACGTTCCCAAAGTTTTCAGAGAAACCCAAACCAAAGTCTCGCCTCGTATCATCGTAGATCATCCCGCTCTCTTTCGATGATTCAAGTTCACAAGAGAAGTTTTCAGACTTCGCACTGGATCTGGCACTCGAACTTAAATTCGGACCTGGTGCATAGCCGCACTCTTCAAACACTTCTAGCGTGCGGATAAAGTTACGCGTGGGGTTGAACAGTGGGAGCGCTGTGTAGTCGTTAGtaaggaaaagaaaggaatttTACAATATACGAAATGTGCACATGATGGTTACTCACCTTCGTTTATAACGCCGAACGCCTCTGTCGCCGTATACTGGCGAATCGACATCACTGATTAAACCAATACGTATCAGAATCGAGAAACACATCTAATGAAAACACGTACAATACGCGCACACAGCCGCACATGCCCTCGACTCTACCATTGAATGCACAAGCACCCTCCCACCACGTTTAATCGCGCCGTCAACATAAGCACAGATATCCGGCAGCGTAGAGAGCAGCGCGTCCGGCGCGCGGCTGTCGACATTcacatggtggtggtgcgttACAGCGCCGGCGGTCGTCGTTGTAGCGATCTCCGTGGGCGATATGGACAGGAGGTGAGTTATTCCAAGGTCCATGAGTAGTGACCATGTTTGCTGTGGGTCCGATGGGAATTCGCTGTACGCCCGGGCCGGCACATTAGAAAGGGTTGGGTGTGAGAGAGGAATTCAGGAATCAACGCACCTGCTAAGGAAGAGTTTGTCAGGGATAATAGAGACGGTATCGACAAGGTGGTTGAGAAAGGCGGTGACGTCCTGCTCGTTTCGTCGCTTCCAGGAGCGGTAAATTGGGTTAGCGAGCGAGGGAGCAAAACCGCATTTTCGGAACGTATCCAGTTGAACGGCGAACCCATAGTTGAGATGCACCTGAGGGCGCCCTAGAGTTCCCTGATAATGTAATTGGGAAAACAATACATTAAAAACCCGGCTTACGTTGCCTAACAAACGTGATAGCCTCTGGAGCCAAATATCCCCTCGTTTTCATCACTTACGAAAAGAATTTTAGAATTACATGGGAAATGTCGTGGCGATCACTCACAATAAGCAGCGACGACAGCAGGACTGCGTGAGATGCCCATGACGCAGTGGACAAGCACCCGACCACCCTTGCGCAGGGCATCGTCGATGAACCGACAAGTCTCAGGTAGGTGGATGAGGAGGTCAGCGTACTCTGAATCCTCGATTGAGATGTTCAGGTGGTCCTGCGTCGCACCCGTCGTCGGGTACTCGGGACATACTGACAGAATGTGCGTGATGCCGTGTTTCTTGCGCTGCTCGACAGAGAGCGCGGCAGAAAGGCTGTGGGAT
The sequence above is a segment of the Psilocybe cubensis strain MGC-MH-2018 chromosome 4, whole genome shotgun sequence genome. Coding sequences within it:
- a CDS encoding Nudix hydrolase 22, chloroplastic, with protein sequence MSFKPNGPRSTSQLDFHRPKIRWNEAIPTLSKESRRCLQNLARYHPPKPSIIVPRSRSAAVLVALFVGRQGDLYVLLSRRSSTLRTYAGDTSLPGGKVDPEDRSIEDTARREAFEEIGLPRDRNKVPLLCILEPFLAAELIVTPVVVLILDNTLRPILNRDEVASLFSHPLASFLSSNPPFPHEPDTLEVPYHKSFDFKGSNRAEPVFRVHQFLTGREAGGIKPVFGLTAAMLIRVATVGYARQPDFEVSPPHAPSNEERIAWALLNRKVFRDACERDGVDLRAARRVVEAWDKREARRRRKEGEREGSSTSHPKSKL
- a CDS encoding Dual specificity protein phosphatase 22-A is translated as MTRNAPASLSEVLKDQLYVGNLSAALSVEQRKKHGITHILSVCPEYPTTGATQDHLNISIEDSEYADLLIHLPETCRFIDDALRKGGRVLVHCVMGISRSPAVVAAYLMKTRGYLAPEAITFVRQRRPQVHLNYGFAVQLDTFRKCGFAPSLANPIYRSWKRRNEQDVTAFLNHLVDTVSIIPDKLFLSSEFPSDPQQTWSLLMDLGITHLLSISPTEIATTTTAGAVTHHHHVNVDSRAPDALLSTLPDICAYVDGAIKRGGRVLVHSMVESRACAAVCAYLMSIRQYTATEAFGVINEALPLFNPTRNFIRTLEVFEECGYAPGPNLSSSARSSAKSENFSCELESSKESGMIYDDTRRDFGLGFSENFGNVGANVNMNKRSSKIAPSQHAPISVR